Proteins co-encoded in one Ciconia boyciana chromosome 14, ASM3463844v1, whole genome shotgun sequence genomic window:
- the SALL4 gene encoding sal-like protein 4 isoform X3 produces the protein MGGSPQDVPGDGDGEMSSKRCRTEETKICEKCCAEFFDLSEFLEHKKNCTKNPPVLIMNDSEGTVPPESFSEASLGSFPSDRMDSRTRKDIQAKGCTGSMEKREGKMDAESVGGMYLKIEPPVTPAAPGLSYLPKSKVPNTNVTLQTIRGTKVAVNQRTSDAISSSAASFNAIPMILEQLVCLQQQQLQQIQLTEQIRIQIAMMAPHALHPSIAAATDPLKALGAHMSQQLSAAVALIGQKAGSQSLSLESLKQGKLPHSNTGVAAAGSLAAGLSSSFPLKPEASRSLPGSISRFPNPLLPQSSNSVIFQNPLSAVSSVIDSSKKGKGKPPNISVSESKPNAEEPFFKHKCKFCGKVFGNDSALQIHLRSHTGERPYKCNICGNRFTTKGNLKVHFQRHKDKYPHIKMNPYPVPEHLDNVPTSTGIPYGMSVPLDESNLIVDSKPLLTTLPTSAATSAPQTVSNLAGIKESLPGTFSSDLQSRPSPESEGGSSSSGAVGHESGTEQSLSSPQATCSVSIFHVSGSNEQGSETSKLQQLVENIDKSTADPNECLICHRVLSCQSSLKMHYRTHTGERPFKCKICGRAFSTKGNLKTHYGVHRANTPLKMQHSCPICQKKFTNAVVLQQHIRMHMGGQIPNTPMPENTCDATDGDPTVAEKNGDISRPGETVESIEMEEDLDSQDGPRSSSKPPTPYDAQSESPATAATFSGIAALENQMKIVNSALNLQRQSSLKSSDNGSAESDGMTNDSSSVAGDPDYQNGRSPAASESASLQALSPANSQAESIRSKSPSFNNQEDTGTGNKSEGPENASAEMEGVVGALDLTYGNIGRKVIKEEPGLHFANGEYGRSSIPAAFVRAPPALIKMEMPSERPISTSHFIGPPALSPGVAPLLVPRPKFCRPAKQHICTTCGKNFSSASALQIHERTHTGEKPFACTICGRAFTTKGNLKVHVGTHMWNNSARRGRRLSIDNPMALLGNDPKKVSEMFPKDIIPPSVSIDPTVWNQYAAVLSNGIAMKTNEISVIQSGGLPTLPVTIGGGSAINTATVSKIDGTQSGTGSDTEKASGAAADNVPKHQFPHFMEENKIAVS, from the exons ATGGGAG ggaGTCCACAAGACGTCCCAGGTGACGGAGATGGTGAAATGAGTTCCAAAAGGTGTCGCACGGaggaaactaaaatctgtgagAAATGCTGTGCAGAATTCTTTGATCTCTCTGAATTCCTTGAGCATAAGAAAAATTGCACTAAAAATCCACCTGTTCTAATCATGAATGACAGTGAGGGAACAGTACCCCCTGAAAGCTTCTCTGAAGCTTCTCTAGGGAGCTTTCCAAGTGATCGAATGGATAGCAGGACACGCAAGGACATTCAGGCAAAGGGCTGCACTGGTTCtatggaaaagagagaaggaaaaatggatGCTGAGTCGGTAGGAGGAATGTACCTTAAAATAGAACCCCCCGTCAcgcctgcagctcctgggctAAGCTATCTACCAAAATCCAAAGTACCAAACACTAACGTGACTTTGCAGACAATACGGGGCACTAAAGTGGCTGTTAACCAGCGGACCTCCGATGCCATCTCTTCTTCAGCAGCCAGTTTCAATGCTATCCCCATGATCCTGGAGCAGCTCGtgtgtttgcagcagcagcaactccAGCAAATTCAGTTGACGGAGCAAATTCGCATTCAGATTGCCATGATGGCTCCCCATGCCCTGCATCCTTCTATAGCAGCTGCTACTGATCCACTAAAAGCTCTGGGCGCTCACATGTCTCAGCAGCTGTCGGCTGCTGTTGCTTTAATCGGACAAAAAGCTGGAAGCCAGAGCCTATCACTGGAATCCTTGAAGCAAGGAAAACTACCTCATTCTAACACTGGCGTTGCGGCCGCCGGCTCGCTGGCTGCtgggctctcctcctccttccccttgaAGCCGGAGGCAAGCAGAAGCCTCCCCGGCTCCATTTCTCGGTTCCCGAATCCTTTGCTACCTCAGTCCTCCAACTCCGTCATCTTCCAAAATCCGCTTTCGGCTGTTTCTTCTGTAATAGATTCCTcaaagaaggggaagggaaaaccTCCCAACATTAGTGTGTCTGAAAGCAAACCGAATGCAGAAGAGCCGTTCTTCAAACACAAGTGTAAATTCTGCGGCAAGGTCTTTGGCAATGACAGTGCCCTGCAGATTCACCTCCGTTCCCACACCGGTGAAAGACCCTACAAGTGTAACATTTGTGGTAACCGCTTTACAACCAAAGGAAACCTTAAAGTGCATTTTCAGCGTCACAAAGACAAATACCCCCACATAAAGATGAATCCTTACCCAGTTCCTGAGCACCTGGACAATGTTCCCACTAGCACTGGAATCCCGTATGGGATGTCTGTGCCACTGGATGAGTCCAACCTAATTGTGGATAGCAAACCTCTCCTAACAACTCTGCCTACCTCTGCGGCCACCAGTGCACCTCAGACCGTCTCCAACCTAGCAGGCATTAAGGAGTCTCTGCCTGGTACGTTCTCAAGTGACCTGCAGTCAAGGCCTTCTCCAGAAAGTGAGGGTGGCTCTTCCTCATCAGGGGCGGTCGGTCATGAATCGGGAACAGAGCAGAGCTTGAGTTCACCACAAGCTACCTGCAGCGTGAGCATCTTCCATGTAAGCGGGTCAAACGAGCAAGGCTCAGAAACATCGAAGCTTCAGCAGCTGGTTGAAAATATCGACAAATCCACTGCTGACCCCAATGAGTGCCTGATCTGTCACAGAGTGCTGAGCTGCCAGAGTTCACTCAAAATGCATTACCGTACTCACACTGGAGAGAGGCCATTCAAGTGTAAAATCTGTGGCCGTGCCTTCTCCACTAAAGGGAACCTTAAAACTCATTATGGTGTCCACCGGGCCAATACGCCTTTGAAGATGCAGCATTCGTGTCCTATTTGCCAGAAGAAGTTTACAAACGCAGTTGTGTTGCAGCAGCATATCCGCATGCATATGGGGGGACAAATACCCAATACACCAATGCCGGAAAACACCTGTGACGCTACTGATGGGGATCCTACTGTGGCTGAGAAGAATGGAGACATCAGTCGCCCAGGCGAGACCGTGGAAAGCATAGAGATGGAAGAGGACTTGGACTCTCAGGATGGCCCTAGGAGTTCTTCAAAACCTCCTACTCCGTACGATGCACAATCAGAATCACCAGCCACGGCAGCCACCTTCTCTGGTATTGCAGCACTGGAGAATCAAATGAAGATCGTCAACTCTGCTTTGAACTTGCAGCGGCAAAGCAGCTTGAAGTCTAGTGACAATGGGTCAGCAGAAAGTGATGGCATGACAAATGATTCGTCTTCTGTGGCAGGAGATCCAGATTATCAGAACGGCAGGAGTCCTGCTGCCTCCGAGTCTGCATCGCTCCAGGCTCTGTCCCCAGCCAACAGCCAAGCTGAGAGCATAAGGTCAAAGTCACCTAGCTTCAACAATCAAGAAGATACAGGCACGGGAAACAAATCTGAGGGTCCTGAGAACGCTTCTGCAGAAATGGAAGGGGTCGtcggtgctttggatttaacTTACGGCAATATTGGTCGAAAGGTCATTAAAGAAGAACCTGGGTTACACTTTGCAAATGGAGAATATG gtCGAAGTAGTATTCCAGCTGCTTTTGTTAGAGCCCCACCAGCCCTCATAAAAATGGAGATGCCCAGCGAGCGTCCCATTAGCACTAGCCATTTCATTGGCCCACCAGCTCTCTCCCCTGGTGTTGCCCCTCTCCTCGTGCCACGACCGAAATTCTGCCGTCCCGCCAAACAGCACATCTGCACTACGTGTGGGAAGAACTTCTCCTCTGCCAGCGCCCTTCAGATTCATGAACGGACCCATACTGGTGAAAAGCCATTTGCCTGCACCATCTGTGGGAGAGCCTTTACAACAAAAGGAAACCTGAAG GTCCATGTAGGAACTCACATGTGGAATAACTCTGCCAGGCGGGGAAGAAGGCTTTCGATTGATAACCCCATGGCTCTGCTGGGGAACGATCCCAAGAAGGTATCTGAAATGTTTCCAAAGGATATAATTCCTCCTTCAGTGAGCATTGACCCCACAGTATGGAATCAGTATGCAGCGGTACTCAGCAATGGCATAGCAATGAAGACTAATGAGATCTCGGTGATCCAGAGCGGTGGCTTACCTACCCTTCCAGTCACCATTGGGGGTGGTTCGGCAATAAATACTGCTACGGTCTCCAAAATAGATGGGACCCAGTCTGGGACTGGTTCTGATACGGAGAAGGCcagtggtgctgctgcagacaaTGTGCCAAAACACCAGTTCCCTCACTTCATGGAGGAGAACAAAATTGCTGTTAGTTAA
- the SALL4 gene encoding sal-like protein 4 isoform X2 produces MRLLTILCPFSLVGSPQDVPGDGDGEMSSKRCRTEETKICEKCCAEFFDLSEFLEHKKNCTKNPPVLIMNDSEGTVPPESFSEASLGSFPSDRMDSRTRKDIQAKGCTGSMEKREGKMDAESVGGMYLKIEPPVTPAAPGLSYLPKSKVPNTNVTLQTIRGTKVAVNQRTSDAISSSAASFNAIPMILEQLVCLQQQQLQQIQLTEQIRIQIAMMAPHALHPSIAAATDPLKALGAHMSQQLSAAVALIGQKAGSQSLSLESLKQGKLPHSNTGVAAAGSLAAGLSSSFPLKPEASRSLPGSISRFPNPLLPQSSNSVIFQNPLSAVSSVIDSSKKGKGKPPNISVSESKPNAEEPFFKHKCKFCGKVFGNDSALQIHLRSHTGERPYKCNICGNRFTTKGNLKVHFQRHKDKYPHIKMNPYPVPEHLDNVPTSTGIPYGMSVPLDESNLIVDSKPLLTTLPTSAATSAPQTVSNLAGIKESLPGTFSSDLQSRPSPESEGGSSSSGAVGHESGTEQSLSSPQATCSVSIFHVSGSNEQGSETSKLQQLVENIDKSTADPNECLICHRVLSCQSSLKMHYRTHTGERPFKCKICGRAFSTKGNLKTHYGVHRANTPLKMQHSCPICQKKFTNAVVLQQHIRMHMGGQIPNTPMPENTCDATDGDPTVAEKNGDISRPGETVESIEMEEDLDSQDGPRSSSKPPTPYDAQSESPATAATFSGIAALENQMKIVNSALNLQRQSSLKSSDNGSAESDGMTNDSSSVAGDPDYQNGRSPAASESASLQALSPANSQAESIRSKSPSFNNQEDTGTGNKSEGPENASAEMEGVVGALDLTYGNIGRKVIKEEPGLHFANGEYGRSSIPAAFVRAPPALIKMEMPSERPISTSHFIGPPALSPGVAPLLVPRPKFCRPAKQHICTTCGKNFSSASALQIHERTHTGEKPFACTICGRAFTTKGNLKVHVGTHMWNNSARRGRRLSIDNPMALLGNDPKKVSEMFPKDIIPPSVSIDPTVWNQYAAVLSNGIAMKTNEISVIQSGGLPTLPVTIGGGSAINTATVSKIDGTQSGTGSDTEKASGAAADNVPKHQFPHFMEENKIAVS; encoded by the exons ATGCGTTTACTCACAATATTGTGTCCCTTCTCCTTGGTAG ggaGTCCACAAGACGTCCCAGGTGACGGAGATGGTGAAATGAGTTCCAAAAGGTGTCGCACGGaggaaactaaaatctgtgagAAATGCTGTGCAGAATTCTTTGATCTCTCTGAATTCCTTGAGCATAAGAAAAATTGCACTAAAAATCCACCTGTTCTAATCATGAATGACAGTGAGGGAACAGTACCCCCTGAAAGCTTCTCTGAAGCTTCTCTAGGGAGCTTTCCAAGTGATCGAATGGATAGCAGGACACGCAAGGACATTCAGGCAAAGGGCTGCACTGGTTCtatggaaaagagagaaggaaaaatggatGCTGAGTCGGTAGGAGGAATGTACCTTAAAATAGAACCCCCCGTCAcgcctgcagctcctgggctAAGCTATCTACCAAAATCCAAAGTACCAAACACTAACGTGACTTTGCAGACAATACGGGGCACTAAAGTGGCTGTTAACCAGCGGACCTCCGATGCCATCTCTTCTTCAGCAGCCAGTTTCAATGCTATCCCCATGATCCTGGAGCAGCTCGtgtgtttgcagcagcagcaactccAGCAAATTCAGTTGACGGAGCAAATTCGCATTCAGATTGCCATGATGGCTCCCCATGCCCTGCATCCTTCTATAGCAGCTGCTACTGATCCACTAAAAGCTCTGGGCGCTCACATGTCTCAGCAGCTGTCGGCTGCTGTTGCTTTAATCGGACAAAAAGCTGGAAGCCAGAGCCTATCACTGGAATCCTTGAAGCAAGGAAAACTACCTCATTCTAACACTGGCGTTGCGGCCGCCGGCTCGCTGGCTGCtgggctctcctcctccttccccttgaAGCCGGAGGCAAGCAGAAGCCTCCCCGGCTCCATTTCTCGGTTCCCGAATCCTTTGCTACCTCAGTCCTCCAACTCCGTCATCTTCCAAAATCCGCTTTCGGCTGTTTCTTCTGTAATAGATTCCTcaaagaaggggaagggaaaaccTCCCAACATTAGTGTGTCTGAAAGCAAACCGAATGCAGAAGAGCCGTTCTTCAAACACAAGTGTAAATTCTGCGGCAAGGTCTTTGGCAATGACAGTGCCCTGCAGATTCACCTCCGTTCCCACACCGGTGAAAGACCCTACAAGTGTAACATTTGTGGTAACCGCTTTACAACCAAAGGAAACCTTAAAGTGCATTTTCAGCGTCACAAAGACAAATACCCCCACATAAAGATGAATCCTTACCCAGTTCCTGAGCACCTGGACAATGTTCCCACTAGCACTGGAATCCCGTATGGGATGTCTGTGCCACTGGATGAGTCCAACCTAATTGTGGATAGCAAACCTCTCCTAACAACTCTGCCTACCTCTGCGGCCACCAGTGCACCTCAGACCGTCTCCAACCTAGCAGGCATTAAGGAGTCTCTGCCTGGTACGTTCTCAAGTGACCTGCAGTCAAGGCCTTCTCCAGAAAGTGAGGGTGGCTCTTCCTCATCAGGGGCGGTCGGTCATGAATCGGGAACAGAGCAGAGCTTGAGTTCACCACAAGCTACCTGCAGCGTGAGCATCTTCCATGTAAGCGGGTCAAACGAGCAAGGCTCAGAAACATCGAAGCTTCAGCAGCTGGTTGAAAATATCGACAAATCCACTGCTGACCCCAATGAGTGCCTGATCTGTCACAGAGTGCTGAGCTGCCAGAGTTCACTCAAAATGCATTACCGTACTCACACTGGAGAGAGGCCATTCAAGTGTAAAATCTGTGGCCGTGCCTTCTCCACTAAAGGGAACCTTAAAACTCATTATGGTGTCCACCGGGCCAATACGCCTTTGAAGATGCAGCATTCGTGTCCTATTTGCCAGAAGAAGTTTACAAACGCAGTTGTGTTGCAGCAGCATATCCGCATGCATATGGGGGGACAAATACCCAATACACCAATGCCGGAAAACACCTGTGACGCTACTGATGGGGATCCTACTGTGGCTGAGAAGAATGGAGACATCAGTCGCCCAGGCGAGACCGTGGAAAGCATAGAGATGGAAGAGGACTTGGACTCTCAGGATGGCCCTAGGAGTTCTTCAAAACCTCCTACTCCGTACGATGCACAATCAGAATCACCAGCCACGGCAGCCACCTTCTCTGGTATTGCAGCACTGGAGAATCAAATGAAGATCGTCAACTCTGCTTTGAACTTGCAGCGGCAAAGCAGCTTGAAGTCTAGTGACAATGGGTCAGCAGAAAGTGATGGCATGACAAATGATTCGTCTTCTGTGGCAGGAGATCCAGATTATCAGAACGGCAGGAGTCCTGCTGCCTCCGAGTCTGCATCGCTCCAGGCTCTGTCCCCAGCCAACAGCCAAGCTGAGAGCATAAGGTCAAAGTCACCTAGCTTCAACAATCAAGAAGATACAGGCACGGGAAACAAATCTGAGGGTCCTGAGAACGCTTCTGCAGAAATGGAAGGGGTCGtcggtgctttggatttaacTTACGGCAATATTGGTCGAAAGGTCATTAAAGAAGAACCTGGGTTACACTTTGCAAATGGAGAATATG gtCGAAGTAGTATTCCAGCTGCTTTTGTTAGAGCCCCACCAGCCCTCATAAAAATGGAGATGCCCAGCGAGCGTCCCATTAGCACTAGCCATTTCATTGGCCCACCAGCTCTCTCCCCTGGTGTTGCCCCTCTCCTCGTGCCACGACCGAAATTCTGCCGTCCCGCCAAACAGCACATCTGCACTACGTGTGGGAAGAACTTCTCCTCTGCCAGCGCCCTTCAGATTCATGAACGGACCCATACTGGTGAAAAGCCATTTGCCTGCACCATCTGTGGGAGAGCCTTTACAACAAAAGGAAACCTGAAG GTCCATGTAGGAACTCACATGTGGAATAACTCTGCCAGGCGGGGAAGAAGGCTTTCGATTGATAACCCCATGGCTCTGCTGGGGAACGATCCCAAGAAGGTATCTGAAATGTTTCCAAAGGATATAATTCCTCCTTCAGTGAGCATTGACCCCACAGTATGGAATCAGTATGCAGCGGTACTCAGCAATGGCATAGCAATGAAGACTAATGAGATCTCGGTGATCCAGAGCGGTGGCTTACCTACCCTTCCAGTCACCATTGGGGGTGGTTCGGCAATAAATACTGCTACGGTCTCCAAAATAGATGGGACCCAGTCTGGGACTGGTTCTGATACGGAGAAGGCcagtggtgctgctgcagacaaTGTGCCAAAACACCAGTTCCCTCACTTCATGGAGGAGAACAAAATTGCTGTTAGTTAA
- the SALL4 gene encoding sal-like protein 4 isoform X4, producing the protein MSSKRCRTEETKICEKCCAEFFDLSEFLEHKKNCTKNPPVLIMNDSEGTVPPESFSEASLGSFPSDRMDSRTRKDIQAKGCTGSMEKREGKMDAESVGGMYLKIEPPVTPAAPGLSYLPKSKVPNTNVTLQTIRGTKVAVNQRTSDAISSSAASFNAIPMILEQLVCLQQQQLQQIQLTEQIRIQIAMMAPHALHPSIAAATDPLKALGAHMSQQLSAAVALIGQKAGSQSLSLESLKQGKLPHSNTGVAAAGSLAAGLSSSFPLKPEASRSLPGSISRFPNPLLPQSSNSVIFQNPLSAVSSVIDSSKKGKGKPPNISVSESKPNAEEPFFKHKCKFCGKVFGNDSALQIHLRSHTGERPYKCNICGNRFTTKGNLKVHFQRHKDKYPHIKMNPYPVPEHLDNVPTSTGIPYGMSVPLDESNLIVDSKPLLTTLPTSAATSAPQTVSNLAGIKESLPGTFSSDLQSRPSPESEGGSSSSGAVGHESGTEQSLSSPQATCSVSIFHVSGSNEQGSETSKLQQLVENIDKSTADPNECLICHRVLSCQSSLKMHYRTHTGERPFKCKICGRAFSTKGNLKTHYGVHRANTPLKMQHSCPICQKKFTNAVVLQQHIRMHMGGQIPNTPMPENTCDATDGDPTVAEKNGDISRPGETVESIEMEEDLDSQDGPRSSSKPPTPYDAQSESPATAATFSGIAALENQMKIVNSALNLQRQSSLKSSDNGSAESDGMTNDSSSVAGDPDYQNGRSPAASESASLQALSPANSQAESIRSKSPSFNNQEDTGTGNKSEGPENASAEMEGVVGALDLTYGNIGRKVIKEEPGLHFANGEYGRSSIPAAFVRAPPALIKMEMPSERPISTSHFIGPPALSPGVAPLLVPRPKFCRPAKQHICTTCGKNFSSASALQIHERTHTGEKPFACTICGRAFTTKGNLKVHVGTHMWNNSARRGRRLSIDNPMALLGNDPKKVSEMFPKDIIPPSVSIDPTVWNQYAAVLSNGIAMKTNEISVIQSGGLPTLPVTIGGGSAINTATVSKIDGTQSGTGSDTEKASGAAADNVPKHQFPHFMEENKIAVS; encoded by the exons ATGAGTTCCAAAAGGTGTCGCACGGaggaaactaaaatctgtgagAAATGCTGTGCAGAATTCTTTGATCTCTCTGAATTCCTTGAGCATAAGAAAAATTGCACTAAAAATCCACCTGTTCTAATCATGAATGACAGTGAGGGAACAGTACCCCCTGAAAGCTTCTCTGAAGCTTCTCTAGGGAGCTTTCCAAGTGATCGAATGGATAGCAGGACACGCAAGGACATTCAGGCAAAGGGCTGCACTGGTTCtatggaaaagagagaaggaaaaatggatGCTGAGTCGGTAGGAGGAATGTACCTTAAAATAGAACCCCCCGTCAcgcctgcagctcctgggctAAGCTATCTACCAAAATCCAAAGTACCAAACACTAACGTGACTTTGCAGACAATACGGGGCACTAAAGTGGCTGTTAACCAGCGGACCTCCGATGCCATCTCTTCTTCAGCAGCCAGTTTCAATGCTATCCCCATGATCCTGGAGCAGCTCGtgtgtttgcagcagcagcaactccAGCAAATTCAGTTGACGGAGCAAATTCGCATTCAGATTGCCATGATGGCTCCCCATGCCCTGCATCCTTCTATAGCAGCTGCTACTGATCCACTAAAAGCTCTGGGCGCTCACATGTCTCAGCAGCTGTCGGCTGCTGTTGCTTTAATCGGACAAAAAGCTGGAAGCCAGAGCCTATCACTGGAATCCTTGAAGCAAGGAAAACTACCTCATTCTAACACTGGCGTTGCGGCCGCCGGCTCGCTGGCTGCtgggctctcctcctccttccccttgaAGCCGGAGGCAAGCAGAAGCCTCCCCGGCTCCATTTCTCGGTTCCCGAATCCTTTGCTACCTCAGTCCTCCAACTCCGTCATCTTCCAAAATCCGCTTTCGGCTGTTTCTTCTGTAATAGATTCCTcaaagaaggggaagggaaaaccTCCCAACATTAGTGTGTCTGAAAGCAAACCGAATGCAGAAGAGCCGTTCTTCAAACACAAGTGTAAATTCTGCGGCAAGGTCTTTGGCAATGACAGTGCCCTGCAGATTCACCTCCGTTCCCACACCGGTGAAAGACCCTACAAGTGTAACATTTGTGGTAACCGCTTTACAACCAAAGGAAACCTTAAAGTGCATTTTCAGCGTCACAAAGACAAATACCCCCACATAAAGATGAATCCTTACCCAGTTCCTGAGCACCTGGACAATGTTCCCACTAGCACTGGAATCCCGTATGGGATGTCTGTGCCACTGGATGAGTCCAACCTAATTGTGGATAGCAAACCTCTCCTAACAACTCTGCCTACCTCTGCGGCCACCAGTGCACCTCAGACCGTCTCCAACCTAGCAGGCATTAAGGAGTCTCTGCCTGGTACGTTCTCAAGTGACCTGCAGTCAAGGCCTTCTCCAGAAAGTGAGGGTGGCTCTTCCTCATCAGGGGCGGTCGGTCATGAATCGGGAACAGAGCAGAGCTTGAGTTCACCACAAGCTACCTGCAGCGTGAGCATCTTCCATGTAAGCGGGTCAAACGAGCAAGGCTCAGAAACATCGAAGCTTCAGCAGCTGGTTGAAAATATCGACAAATCCACTGCTGACCCCAATGAGTGCCTGATCTGTCACAGAGTGCTGAGCTGCCAGAGTTCACTCAAAATGCATTACCGTACTCACACTGGAGAGAGGCCATTCAAGTGTAAAATCTGTGGCCGTGCCTTCTCCACTAAAGGGAACCTTAAAACTCATTATGGTGTCCACCGGGCCAATACGCCTTTGAAGATGCAGCATTCGTGTCCTATTTGCCAGAAGAAGTTTACAAACGCAGTTGTGTTGCAGCAGCATATCCGCATGCATATGGGGGGACAAATACCCAATACACCAATGCCGGAAAACACCTGTGACGCTACTGATGGGGATCCTACTGTGGCTGAGAAGAATGGAGACATCAGTCGCCCAGGCGAGACCGTGGAAAGCATAGAGATGGAAGAGGACTTGGACTCTCAGGATGGCCCTAGGAGTTCTTCAAAACCTCCTACTCCGTACGATGCACAATCAGAATCACCAGCCACGGCAGCCACCTTCTCTGGTATTGCAGCACTGGAGAATCAAATGAAGATCGTCAACTCTGCTTTGAACTTGCAGCGGCAAAGCAGCTTGAAGTCTAGTGACAATGGGTCAGCAGAAAGTGATGGCATGACAAATGATTCGTCTTCTGTGGCAGGAGATCCAGATTATCAGAACGGCAGGAGTCCTGCTGCCTCCGAGTCTGCATCGCTCCAGGCTCTGTCCCCAGCCAACAGCCAAGCTGAGAGCATAAGGTCAAAGTCACCTAGCTTCAACAATCAAGAAGATACAGGCACGGGAAACAAATCTGAGGGTCCTGAGAACGCTTCTGCAGAAATGGAAGGGGTCGtcggtgctttggatttaacTTACGGCAATATTGGTCGAAAGGTCATTAAAGAAGAACCTGGGTTACACTTTGCAAATGGAGAATATG gtCGAAGTAGTATTCCAGCTGCTTTTGTTAGAGCCCCACCAGCCCTCATAAAAATGGAGATGCCCAGCGAGCGTCCCATTAGCACTAGCCATTTCATTGGCCCACCAGCTCTCTCCCCTGGTGTTGCCCCTCTCCTCGTGCCACGACCGAAATTCTGCCGTCCCGCCAAACAGCACATCTGCACTACGTGTGGGAAGAACTTCTCCTCTGCCAGCGCCCTTCAGATTCATGAACGGACCCATACTGGTGAAAAGCCATTTGCCTGCACCATCTGTGGGAGAGCCTTTACAACAAAAGGAAACCTGAAG GTCCATGTAGGAACTCACATGTGGAATAACTCTGCCAGGCGGGGAAGAAGGCTTTCGATTGATAACCCCATGGCTCTGCTGGGGAACGATCCCAAGAAGGTATCTGAAATGTTTCCAAAGGATATAATTCCTCCTTCAGTGAGCATTGACCCCACAGTATGGAATCAGTATGCAGCGGTACTCAGCAATGGCATAGCAATGAAGACTAATGAGATCTCGGTGATCCAGAGCGGTGGCTTACCTACCCTTCCAGTCACCATTGGGGGTGGTTCGGCAATAAATACTGCTACGGTCTCCAAAATAGATGGGACCCAGTCTGGGACTGGTTCTGATACGGAGAAGGCcagtggtgctgctgcagacaaTGTGCCAAAACACCAGTTCCCTCACTTCATGGAGGAGAACAAAATTGCTGTTAGTTAA